The Apibacter raozihei genome contains a region encoding:
- a CDS encoding OprO/OprP family phosphate-selective porin — MNIVKIKNFSLGLFLFCIMGNGQSLNVKTGEGEDDKISVTMGGRIVFDGALYFDDKTPLGNGTTITDTRLTAKMTYKKWDVKIDMGFNDKKVNTKDLHLKYNINDRSWVKLGYYGEQFGLENWEGSAWQKFMTASVSTQVFGTSRQLGITYVNWNDKVYYSGGIFSDNDAISDVKEGNQGYAFIGKLSYAPLNSKKNLIHLGISAEYRTGNRNGVDENNNTQRFMNYSSNLDTRVEKKKPINFTLDQVKNQLRFVAEFITASGPFFLQGEYYNLHVNRRKEYHSYDAYGFYAQSGLLLLGDQLYKYNLEDRRLKRPKDKTLELVVRYDYTDLNDGFFSNESLKGGRINDFSAGINYYLNKYIGFKINYSYLSLGNNNNFGTKENINLLQGRVLVVF, encoded by the coding sequence ATGAACATAGTAAAAATTAAAAATTTTTCTTTAGGTCTTTTCTTATTCTGTATTATGGGAAATGGTCAGTCACTAAATGTTAAAACCGGTGAAGGTGAAGATGATAAAATATCTGTGACCATGGGGGGACGGATAGTTTTCGACGGAGCTTTATATTTCGATGATAAAACTCCTTTGGGAAACGGGACAACTATCACTGATACAAGGTTAACAGCTAAAATGACCTATAAAAAATGGGACGTAAAGATTGATATGGGGTTTAACGATAAAAAAGTAAACACAAAAGATTTACATCTCAAATACAATATTAATGATAGATCTTGGGTCAAGCTGGGGTATTATGGAGAACAATTTGGGCTCGAAAACTGGGAAGGATCTGCCTGGCAAAAGTTCATGACAGCTTCTGTAAGTACACAGGTATTTGGAACTAGTCGTCAGTTAGGCATAACTTATGTAAATTGGAATGATAAAGTTTATTATAGCGGGGGAATCTTTTCAGATAATGACGCCATATCCGATGTAAAAGAAGGAAATCAGGGTTATGCTTTTATAGGAAAATTATCTTATGCACCATTGAACAGCAAAAAGAATTTAATTCATTTAGGTATATCTGCCGAGTATCGCACCGGAAATAGAAATGGAGTTGATGAAAATAATAATACTCAGAGATTTATGAATTATTCAAGTAATTTAGATACCAGAGTTGAAAAAAAGAAACCCATAAATTTTACCCTTGATCAGGTTAAAAATCAGCTGCGATTTGTTGCGGAATTTATAACTGCTTCAGGACCTTTTTTCTTACAGGGAGAATATTACAATCTCCATGTAAATAGGAGAAAAGAGTATCACTCGTATGATGCTTACGGTTTTTATGCACAATCAGGTTTATTGCTGCTGGGAGATCAATTATATAAATATAATCTGGAAGATCGTCGGTTAAAAAGACCTAAAGATAAAACTCTGGAACTTGTCGTAAGATATGATTATACTGATCTTAACGATGGCTTTTTTTCAAATGAAAGTTTAAAAGGAGGTAGAATTAATGATTTTTCTGCGGGTATAAATTATTACCTGAATAAGTATATCGGATTTAAAATTAACTATTCCTATCTATCTTTAGGAAATAACAATAATTTTGGTACGAAAGAGAATATAAATTTATTGCAAGGAAGGGTTTTAGTTGTTTTTTAA
- the folE gene encoding GTP cyclohydrolase I FolE yields MFSKEDEELDHPSHTEYTPIREDAFAISPEKKQELIQKHFAEIMNILGLDMNDDSLRDTPKRVAKMYVNEIFGGLLPENKPSVSTFENNYKYRQMLIEKDITVYSTCEHHFLPIIGKAHVAYISNGTVIGLSKINRIVNYYARRPQVQERLTRQIVEAIKEALNTKDVACVIDAKHLCVNSRGIQDYNSSTVTAELSGMFRNNPTTRKEFLHYIGIDSHFKI; encoded by the coding sequence AGTATACTCCTATTAGAGAGGATGCTTTTGCAATTTCACCGGAAAAAAAACAAGAACTGATTCAGAAACATTTTGCTGAAATTATGAATATCCTTGGACTGGATATGAATGATGACAGTTTAAGGGATACTCCTAAGCGTGTGGCTAAAATGTACGTTAATGAAATATTCGGAGGGTTACTTCCTGAAAATAAACCTTCTGTTTCAACTTTTGAAAATAACTATAAGTACAGACAAATGCTTATAGAAAAAGACATTACCGTATATTCTACCTGCGAGCATCATTTCCTGCCTATAATTGGGAAAGCACATGTTGCTTACATTTCTAACGGCACTGTCATAGGATTATCTAAAATTAACCGTATTGTTAATTATTATGCCCGCCGCCCTCAGGTTCAGGAGCGTCTTACAAGACAAATAGTAGAAGCTATCAAGGAAGCTCTAAATACAAAAGATGTTGCCTGCGTTATCGATGCTAAGCATTTGTGTGTTAACTCCAGAGGTATTCAGGATTATAATAGCAGTACTGTAACTGCTGAGCTAAGCGGTATGTTTAGAAACAACCCGACAACAAGAAAAGAATTTTTACATTATATAGGAATCGACTCCCATTTTAAAATTTAG
- the pafA gene encoding alkaline phosphatase PafA: MKIKKCTLALLSFLMLCSLVKAQKKKQESHPKLVVGIIVDQMRWDYLYRLYDRYGDNGFKRLLNEGFSFENCMVNYIPSFTAIGHSTVYTGSVPSIHGIAGNDFTEQATGRNIYCTEDPKVKTVGIDDPENKVGKMSPYNLKVTTVTDQLKYATNFRSKVIGVSLKDRGSILPAGHAADAAYWFDAKSGNWISSTYYMQSLPAWLSQYNAKKMPEKYLSRDWNPEYPISTYIQSPDIKLLGRYETGFKNYETPSFPMKTSEMIKTLGVGLIQYTPYGNTTTTDIAKLAIDNEKLGNNSSGDTDFLAVSYSSPDKMAHHYSINSILTEDSYIKLDKEIADLLNHLDSKIGKGNYLVFLSADHAGNPNAKFLNDHKMPADVWVFSPYAKKLNDHLKSKFGKDNLVRSFMNYQVNLNYDAIKESGLNIEELKQSCIDYLQTMDGVLYAVDMKKASQATVPHYIKEKIINGYNKDLSGEIQIILKAGWYDWDYPDPTKGGTHGTWGPDDAHIPFILMGWRIPHGRTTEEVYMTDIAPTISALLKIQMPSGAIGKPVDYKMK; encoded by the coding sequence ATGAAAATTAAAAAATGTACTCTTGCTTTATTGAGCTTTTTGATGTTATGCTCATTAGTCAAAGCACAGAAAAAGAAACAGGAAAGTCATCCAAAATTAGTCGTTGGAATTATTGTAGATCAAATGAGATGGGATTATCTATATCGTTTGTACGATCGATATGGAGACAATGGTTTTAAAAGATTATTAAATGAAGGATTTTCATTTGAAAATTGTATGGTTAATTACATACCGTCATTTACAGCCATTGGTCATAGTACAGTTTATACAGGTTCCGTACCATCCATACATGGAATTGCCGGCAATGATTTTACCGAACAGGCAACCGGTAGAAATATTTATTGTACTGAAGATCCTAAAGTAAAAACAGTAGGTATTGATGATCCGGAAAATAAAGTAGGAAAAATGTCACCGTATAACCTTAAAGTGACAACAGTAACAGATCAATTGAAATACGCCACTAATTTTCGTTCTAAAGTAATAGGAGTGTCATTAAAAGATAGAGGTAGCATACTTCCTGCAGGCCATGCCGCAGATGCGGCATATTGGTTTGATGCTAAATCAGGAAATTGGATAAGCAGTACATATTATATGCAGAGTCTTCCAGCCTGGTTATCTCAATACAATGCCAAAAAAATGCCTGAAAAATATCTTTCAAGAGATTGGAATCCCGAATACCCAATATCTACCTATATCCAAAGTCCGGATATTAAATTATTAGGTAGATATGAAACAGGATTTAAAAATTATGAAACTCCCTCATTTCCTATGAAAACTTCTGAAATGATAAAAACTTTAGGAGTTGGTTTGATTCAATATACACCATATGGTAATACAACAACTACAGATATAGCCAAACTGGCAATTGACAATGAAAAATTGGGAAATAACTCTTCAGGAGATACCGATTTTCTTGCAGTTAGTTATTCATCTCCAGATAAGATGGCCCACCATTATTCCATAAATTCAATTTTAACAGAGGACTCTTATATCAAGCTGGATAAAGAAATAGCAGATTTATTGAATCATTTGGATTCTAAAATAGGAAAAGGTAATTATCTTGTATTTCTAAGTGCAGATCATGCCGGAAATCCAAATGCAAAATTCCTTAATGATCATAAAATGCCCGCAGATGTTTGGGTATTCTCACCCTATGCAAAAAAACTAAATGATCACTTAAAATCCAAATTCGGGAAAGATAATTTGGTAAGAAGCTTTATGAATTATCAGGTAAATTTAAACTATGATGCTATCAAAGAAAGTGGTTTAAACATAGAGGAGTTAAAACAAAGTTGTATAGATTATCTGCAAACTATGGATGGAGTTTTGTATGCCGTAGATATGAAGAAAGCATCTCAGGCTACGGTACCTCATTATATTAAAGAAAAAATTATTAATGGTTATAACAAAGACCTTTCAGGAGAAATACAAATTATTTTAAAGGCAGGTTGGTATGACTGGGACTATCCGGATCCTACTAAAGGAGGAACGCATGGGACCTGGGGACCCGATGATGCGCATATTCCTTTTATCTTAATGGGGTGGAGGATTCCACATGGCCGGACTACTGAAGAAGTGTATATGACAGATATTGCACCCACGATTTCGGCTTTATTAAAAATACAAATGCCGAGTGGAGCCATTGGAAAGCCGGTAGATTATAAAATGAAATAA
- the cysS gene encoding cysteine--tRNA ligase: MRTFKDNQIKLYNSLHGKKEDFIPLHEGFIGMYVCGPTVYNNVHLGNCRTFLSFDVINRYFRHLGYKVRYVRNITDAGHLTDDNSEDKISTRARLERIEPMEVVQKYTLNFHRVLEQLNLLPPDIEPTATGHIVEQIELIKELLTKGLAYVANGSVYFDVTKYNDEGGNYGELSGRRIEDMIANTRDLDGQGEKKNPQDFALWKKASPEHIMRWPSPWSDGFPGWHLECTAMSTKYLGKQFDIHGGGMDLKFPHHECEIAQAKGSYGEEPVKYWLHANMLTLNGQKMSKSTGNTILPEELISGNNSFFEKPIHPIVVRFFFLQAHYRSILDLSNEAVMAAEKGFFRLASAIEKLPLITPGSTSSFNIQEWIDNCYEALNDDFNTPILISHLFDAAKLINNLDLKNETLSAQDLELFQKAVHSYFYDILGLELLSDSFNDTSKLDSAMKVLIDLRNKARLEKDWPLSDEIRDRLSESGIILKDGKEGTTYDIE, translated from the coding sequence ATGCGTACATTTAAAGACAATCAGATTAAACTTTATAATTCTTTACACGGAAAAAAAGAAGACTTTATTCCGCTACATGAAGGTTTTATCGGTATGTATGTCTGCGGTCCTACCGTGTACAATAATGTACATTTAGGTAATTGCCGCACATTTTTGTCTTTTGATGTGATAAACCGCTATTTTCGCCATTTAGGTTATAAAGTACGTTATGTTCGTAATATAACCGATGCCGGTCATTTGACGGATGATAATTCTGAAGATAAAATTTCAACCCGTGCCCGTCTTGAACGGATTGAACCTATGGAGGTGGTTCAAAAATATACTTTAAATTTTCATAGAGTTCTTGAACAGCTTAATTTATTACCTCCGGATATAGAGCCTACTGCAACCGGACATATTGTTGAACAAATTGAACTGATTAAAGAACTTCTTACCAAAGGTCTTGCTTACGTTGCTAACGGATCGGTTTATTTTGATGTTACGAAATATAATGATGAAGGAGGAAACTATGGAGAGTTAAGTGGCAGACGAATTGAAGATATGATTGCTAATACAAGGGATTTGGACGGACAGGGTGAAAAGAAAAATCCGCAGGATTTTGCTCTTTGGAAAAAGGCGTCCCCCGAACATATTATGAGATGGCCTTCTCCCTGGAGCGATGGCTTCCCCGGATGGCATCTTGAATGTACTGCTATGAGCACTAAATATTTAGGAAAACAATTTGATATTCATGGTGGAGGTATGGATTTAAAATTTCCTCATCACGAATGTGAAATAGCACAAGCCAAAGGAAGTTATGGTGAGGAACCTGTAAAATATTGGCTTCATGCTAATATGCTTACTTTAAACGGTCAGAAAATGAGTAAATCTACGGGTAATACCATTCTTCCAGAAGAACTGATTTCCGGAAATAATTCTTTTTTTGAAAAACCCATCCATCCTATTGTTGTTCGATTTTTCTTTTTACAGGCTCACTACCGCAGTATTCTGGACTTATCTAATGAGGCTGTTATGGCTGCTGAAAAAGGTTTTTTCCGCTTAGCTTCTGCAATTGAAAAACTTCCTTTAATTACTCCCGGCTCTACTTCCAGCTTTAATATTCAAGAATGGATAGATAATTGCTATGAGGCTCTGAATGATGATTTTAATACACCTATTTTAATTTCTCATTTATTTGATGCGGCTAAGCTTATTAATAATCTGGATTTAAAGAATGAAACTTTATCAGCGCAGGATTTGGAATTATTTCAAAAGGCTGTTCATTCTTATTTTTACGATATATTAGGACTGGAACTTCTTTCCGATAGTTTTAATGATACCAGTAAACTGGATAGTGCTATGAAAGTACTTATAGATTTAAGAAACAAGGCCCGATTAGAGAAAGACTGGCCTTTGTCCGATGAAATCAGAGATCGATTATCAGAATCGGGGATTATTCTTAAAGACGGAAAAGAAGGTACAACTTATGATATTGAATAA